From a single Mobula birostris isolate sMobBir1 chromosome 13, sMobBir1.hap1, whole genome shotgun sequence genomic region:
- the LOC140208225 gene encoding uncharacterized protein produces MAHQRVHTGEWPFTCSDCGKGFTCSSKLKIHQRVHTGEMPFTCSDCGKGFTCSSKLKVHWRVHTGERPFTCSVCGKGFTCSSTLNIHQRVHTGERPFTCSVCGKGFTCSSILKVHQRLHTGEKLFTCSDCGKGFTCSSKLKVHWRVHTGERPFTCSVCGKGFTCSSTLNIHQRVHTGERPFTCSVCGKGFTCSSILKVHQRLHTGEKLFTCSDCGKGFIRSSYLQAHWSVHTGEWPFTCTDCGKGFTCSSKLKEHQRIHTGEKPFTCSDCGKGFIQLSHLQAHKSVHTGERPFTCSDCGKRFTYSSHLKAHQRVHTGERPFTCSDCGKGFTQSFHLKVHQRVHTGERPFTCSDCGKGFTRSSKLKEHQRIHTGERPFTCSDCGKGFIQLSHLQAHKSVHTGERPFTCSDCGKRFTCSSQLKVHQRLHTGEKLFTCSDCGKGFAQSSELLVHKSVHTGERPFTCSDCGKEFTCSSKLKVHQRVHTGERPFTCSDCGKGFTRSSQLLLHNSVHTGERPFTCSVCGKGFTQSSKLKVHQSVHTGERPFTCSDCGKGFTRSSYLQAHWSVHTGEWPFTCADCGKGFTCSSKLKEHQRIHTGEKPFTCSDCGKGFIQLSHLQAHKSVHTGERPFTCSDCGKRFTCSSHLKAHQRVHTGERPFTCSNCGKGFTQSSHLKVHQRVHTGERPFTCSDCGKGFTWSSQLQRHQSVHTG; encoded by the coding sequence atggctcaccaacgagttcacaccggggagtggccgttcacctgctcggactgtgggaagggattcacttgctcatctaaactgaagatacatcagcgagttcacaccggggagatgccattcacctgctcagactgtgggaagggattcacttgctcatctaaactgaaggtacattggcgagttcacactggagagaggccgttcacctgctcagtctgtgggaagggattcacttgctcatcaacactgaacatacatcagcgagttcacactggagagaggccgttcacctgctcagtctgtgggaagggattcacttgctcatctatactgaaggtacaccagcgacttcacaccggggagaagctattcacctgctcagactgtgggaagggattcacttgctcatctaaactgaaggtacattggcgagttcacactggagagaggccgttcacctgctcagtctgtgggaagggattcacttgctcatcaacactgaacatacatcagcgagttcacactggagagaggccgttcacctgctcagtctgtgggaagggattcacttgctcatctatactgaaggtacaccagcgacttcacaccggggagaagctattcacctgctcagactgcgggaagggattcattcggtcatcctacctacaagcacactggtcagttcacactggggagtggccgttcacctgcacggactgtgggaagggattcacttgctcatctaaactgaaggaacatcagcgaattcacactggagagaagccgttcacctgctcagactgtgggaaaggattcattcagttatcCCACCTGCAagcacacaagtcagttcacactggggagcggccgttcacttgctcagactgtggaaagagattcacttactcatcccacctgaaggcacatcagagagttcacactggagagaggccgttcacctgctcagattgcgggaagggattcactcagtcatttcacctgaaggtacatcagcgagttcacactggggagaggccgttcacctgttcagactgtgggaagggattcactcgttcatctaaactgaaggaacatcagcgaattcacactggagagaggccgttcacctgctcagactgtgggaaaggattcatccaGTTATCCCACCTGCAagcacacaagtcagttcacactggggagcggccgttcacttgctcagactgtggaaagagattcacttgctcatcccaactgaaggtacatcagcgacttcacaccggggagaagctattcacctgctcagactgcgggaagggatttgctcagtcatctgaactactggtacacaagtcagttcatactggggagaggccattcacctgctcagactgtggaaaagaattcacttgctcatctaaactgaaggtacatcagcgagttcacactggggagaggccgttcacctgctcggactgtgggaagggattcactcggtcatcccaactactgctaCACaattcagttcacactggggagaggccgttcacctgctcagtgtgtgggaagggattcactcagtcatctaaactgaaggtacatcagagtgttcacactggagagaggccgttcacctgctcagactgcgggaagggattcactcggtcatcctacctacaagcacactggtcagttcacactggggagtggccgttcacctgtgcggactgtgggaagggattcacttgctcatctaaactgaaggaacatcagcgaattcacactggagagaagccgttcacctgctcagactgtgggaaaggattcatccaGTTATCCCACCTGCAAGCACACaagtcagttcatactggggagcggccgttcacttgctcagactgtggaaagagattcacttgctcatcccacctgaaggcacatcagcgagttcacactggagagaggccgttcacctgctcaaattgcgggaagggattcactcagtcatctcacctgaaggtacatcagcgagttcacactggggagaggccgttcacctgctcagactgtgggaagggattcacttggtcaagtcaactacagagacaccagtcagttcacactgggtag
- the LOC140208226 gene encoding uncharacterized protein — translation MSHQRVHTGEWTFTCSDSGKGFTQSSHLWRHQQVHTGKKPFTCSECGKRFARSSHLQSHQRVHTGEKPFTCSECGKGFTQSSHLLAHQSVHTGDWPFTCSDCGKGFTHSSKLQRHQQVHTGEKPFSCSECGNRLTQSSNLQRHQRVHTGEKPFTCSVCGKRFTPSSHLQSHQRVHTGERPFTCSECGKGFTQSSHLQSHQRVHTREKPFTCSVCGKRFTQLSHLQTHQQDHTGAKPFTCSVCGKGFTQSSTLLVHQRVHTGERPFTCSVCGKGFTQLSHLQRHQQDHTGAKPFTCSVCGKGFTQSSHLLAHQSVHTGEWPFSCSECGKGFSQSSHLLAHQSVHTGEKPFTCSDSGKGFTQSSNLRRHQQIHTGKKSFTCSVCEKRFTHSSTLLAHQRVHTGEKPFTCSVCGKRFTRSSHLQSHQQVHTGEKPFTCSECGKEFTQSSHLLAHQSVHTGDWPFTCSDCGKGFTHSSELQRHQQVHTGEKPFSCSECGNRFTRSSNLQRHQRVHTGERLFTCSDCGKKFTRSSHLQSHQRVHTGEKPFTCSKCGKGFTQSSNLQSHQQVHTGEKPFTCSVCGKRFTQLSSLQSHQQVHTGEKPFTCSVCGKGFTQSSNLQRHQRVHTREKPFNCSVCGKRFTQLSSLQSHQRVHTGEKPFTCCKCGKGFTQSSNLQRHQRVHTREKPFNCSECEKGFT, via the coding sequence AtgtctcaccagcgagttcacaccggggagtggacgttcacctgctcagactctgggaagggattcactcagtcatcccatctatggagacaccagcaagttcacactgggaagaagccgtttacctgctcagaatgtgggaagagattcgctCGGTCATcgcacctacagagtcatcagcgagttcacactggggagaagccattcacctgctctgaatgtgggaaaggattcactcagtcatcccacctactggcacaccagtcagttcacacaggagattggccattcacctgctcagactgtgggaagggattcactcactcatccaaaCTACAGAGACATcaacaagttcacactggggagaagccgttctcttgttcagaatgtgggaacagactcactcagtcatccaacctacagagacatcagcgagttcacaccggggagaaaccgttcacctgctcagtctgtgggaagaggttCACTCCGTCAtctcacctacagagtcatcagcgagttcacactggggagaggccattcacctgctccgaatgtgggaaaggattcactcagtcatcccacctacagagtcatcagcgagttcacaccagggagaagccgttcacctgctctgtctgtgggaagagattcactcagttatcccaccTACAGACACATCAGCAAGATCACACTGGGgcgaagccgttcacctgctcagtatgtgggaaaggattcactcagtcatccaccctactggtacatcagcgagttcacacaggagagaggccattcacctgctcagtctgtgggaagggattcactcagttatcccaccTGCAGAGACATCAGCAAGATCACACTGGGgcgaagccgttcacctgctcagtatgtgggaaaggattcactcagtcatcccacctactggcacaccagtcagttcacactggggagtggccattcagctgctcagaatgtgggaaaggattcagtcagtcatcccacctactggcacaccagtcagttcacactggggagaagccgttcacctgctcagactctgggaagggattcactcagtcatccaacctacggagacaccagcaaattcacactgggaagaagtcgtttacctgctcagtctgtgagaagagattcactcactcttccaccctactggcacatcagcgagttcacactggggagaaaccgttcacctgctcagtctgtgggaagagattcactcggtcatcgcacctacagagtcatcagcaagttcacactggggagaagccattcacctgctccgaatgtgggaaagaattcactcagtcatcccacctactggcacaccagtcagttcacacaggagattggccattcacctgctcagactgtgggaagggattcactcattcaTCCGAACTACAGAGACATcaacaagttcacactggggagaagccattctcttgttcagaatgtgggaacagattcactcggtcatccaacctacagagacatcagcgagttcacactggggagaggctgttcacctgctcagactgtgggaagaagttcactcggtcatctcacctacagagtcatcagcgagttcacactggggagaagccattcacctgctccaaatgtgggaaaggattcactcagtcatccaacctacagagtcatcagcaagttcacaccggggagaagccgttcacctgctctgtctgtgggaagagattcactcagttatcctccCTACAGAgccaccagcaagttcacactggggaaaagccattcacctgctcagtctgtgggaaaggattcactcagtcatccaacctacagagacatcaacgagttcacactagggagaagccgttcaactgctcagtctgtgggaagagattcactcagttatcctccctacagagtcatcagcgagttcacactggggagaagccgttcacctgctgcaaatgtgggaaaggattcactcagtcatccaacctacagagacatcaacgagttcacactagGGAGAAGCCGTTCAACTGCTCAGAATGTGAGAAAGGATTCACTTGA